aTCGGTGAAGATGAAATATGCACAAAATTATATGTGCATAACTGTTTTTCGCTGTGATAAAGcataattcataatttcaaTACAAATTATTATAGTGACTCTCTTTATAAACTATATTTATAATACATAGTTTAAAAAGATAATGTCGGTGACATTTTCTGATAAATAAACATATGAATTGGGTGAAAGTCTCGATTTATCATTTACGCCATCAATCAACTTCCCATTTAAAATATTGCCACTTGAGTCTTGACACACACACCGTTTTCCAATCCCTCTTGCCAGCCACCGATGATTTGTCAAAGAGCAAGCAAAAAAGCAAGGGCTTTCACTTTCATGAGCGAAAATCTAACATTACATGtgaagtggtttttttttttttttttttttttttttttcaaacgatTGATGTCGTTTATGAAAATGAAAGAGATGAACTTAACTTCACAATGagttaacaataatatgatttaaattgaAAAGGAATCCGAAGTTGGGGGATTCgaaccattaaaatttgatcaaacgattaCAAACAGGaacccactttaaaagttataataactttaatcgttggatcaaatttcaatggtctggATTCTCGAACTTGATGAATTAGGAGGAAATGATCTGAAGATGATCTATTTCCGTTTAAATTCGCTTTCGACAAGAATCCAATTTAAACATGTAGCTAAGTGAAGTACAGACTGTACAGTACCACACGGACCATATCGTAATGTGACGTGTTGATCCCGCGTATTCAGGGGGTCCCGTCCCTACAAATGACAACGTCGATCTGTAGTGTGCTTTCACCCTCACcgtctctcttctctctccctcttctgtGGTCTGTGGATCTCCCTCTTTGTTTATTACTCCAATAGATCTCTCTCCCAGACAGAGTCAAATTCTCAaatcccatacccttgttcaaTATTCTTTTGTTTCCCCATTTATGCTTCCCACTCATCATTCATAAGAAGgaccccatctctctctctctctctctcactctctcttgcTCCTTTGGGAAAAATCCATTGCAACCAGGTACGTCCTCTGCTCAATCCTCATCGAAAAACGAGCCCACATCTAACGGTTCCGATCGGTCCCGACTCTCCAATCGCACTCACTCACTCTGTTTCCCACTGCCCATGTGCAATTTTTGAGTCTTCATCCAAAaagatctgatttttttttgctgtttttcCATGAATTTTCATCTGGGCAATTTCAAATCGGCACTTTCCAGCTCTGGGAATGAACACTGCGACGATTTTTTAGATTTCACGAGCTGGGTTGTATCAATCTCTGtcaattcttgtttgttgaactTGAAGGTCTCCCATTTATTATATACATGTCAACTGTCGACTGTCGGTGCTTTTGCGTCTGTTAACTTGTGTTTCTCGCTTCCGATTTTACCCTCCTTCCTCTTCATTCTCACGCTTTGTATTGGTGCTAATCGTTTTTATATGCCATTTATTTCAGACATTTAAGCCGCATAGAGAAATCAGATAGTGGTACTTTTTTTTCCAGATTTGTTCCTCTTTGAAGGAACTGGGTCAGATTTGAATTCGCTTTATATTGCTGGGATTGAATTTTTGTTGCTTTTGTACTTGTTTCACTTGCTTTGGTTTGGTTTATGAGTTTCTTACACTAGCTTTTAGCTGTTAGTTTCTGGTTTtccttttctattttaattaatggCATTAAAGTATATCTTAAATCACAAGTTAATAACTTTTCCTTTATCGTATAATATTGACTGGATTAGGATTTCTTTGTTGTGAATCTTGCGATTATACTAAATTGAGTTATAAGGTTGCTTCCTTCATAGAAGGGAAATAAAGTAGAGCCGAATAGATATTTCATTTGGTTTACTTGAAGTGATGAGTTGAATGGTCTTAATTTTATATGTTAATTTTCGATGTTTGAATTCGTAGTATCGCGGATCATTTTCTTTACTTACTGCCATTGTATCTGTATTCTATGGAACTAACTAGTTTAATCGCGTTTTGGTGATTGAAGCTGTTTCTGAAGTGAGACATCCACCGATCGTCGTTCTGGAGTGAAACTGGAGCTTTATTTTGAACTCTGCATGTTGAAGTCGAAGTAGAAGGGTGATTGCTGTGTTGGTTTGTCAAAATGTCACGGGGAAGGGCTGACGGGATCCCAAAGAAACGTTTGGTCACCTCAGTTCTTGTTTTGGTGATCATTTGTGGTCTCCTTTACTTGTATTCTAAGAAAAATGGTTCCTCCGGTCTCGAGTATGGCAGTAAGATAAGAAAATTTGGTTCTACTTACTTGGGTGCGGATGAAGATGTTGACGAATCACCTCCCAAACTTGGTGAAGATGAAGAGGATGGTGTTATATTGAAGAGCATACCGGTGAGTTGCCTTGGCTAACATTTACTATGTCGTTTCACTTCATAGTATACTTATGAGTAATTCATCTGGGTTATCTATTTTTAAGGCTAATATAAGTATTTTTCAATGATGAAGGTTTGTGATGATAGACATTCAGAACTGATTCCTTGCTTAGACAGAAACCTTATTTATGAAACAAGGTTGAAGTTGGATCTGTCTGTGATGGAGCATTACGAGAGACATTGCCCAGTGCCTGAAAGGCgatttaactgtttgattccACCTCCTCCTGGATATAAGGTGAGATCCTGCTTAAGTCTATACATAAAATGGAACTTTGTACTAGAACTTCTCTTGAATTATAGTATGAAGTTTTCTGATGTTTTTATGCTATAGATCCCAATTAAGTGGCCTAAAAGCCGAGACGAGGTGTGGAAAGCAAATATACCTCATACGCACCTTGCGACTGAGAAGTCTGACCAAAAGTGGATGGTTGTCAAAGGTGAAAAGATTGGATTTCCTGGAGGAGGTACTCACTTCCATTATGGAGCTGACAAGTACATCGCATCAATGGCTAATGTAAGTCAGTGGCCCTTGACAGTGGAGGCAAAAATAATTAGTTAGTAGAAAGCTAGTAAAtatgtcttcttttttttcatgattAAAGCACTGACTtttcttggtttggattggcAGATGCTCAACTTTTCTAACGACATTTTGAATAATGGAGGAAGGCTCCGAACGGTCCTTGATGTTGGTTGTGGTGTTGCTAGTTTTGGAGGATACCTGCTTTCTTCTGATATTATCACAATGTCCTTGGCACCTAATGATGTTCATCAAAATCAGATCCAGTTTGCATTGGAGAGAGGAATTCCTGCGTATCTTGGTGTTTTGGGGACCAAGAGACTCCCGTACCCAAGTAGATCTTTTGAACTGGCACATTGTTCTCGCTGTAGGATCGATTGGCTTCAAAGGGATGGGATACTTCTCCTTGAGTTAGATAGGGTACTTAGACCAGGAGGTTATTTTGCCTACTCATCTCCTGAAGCATACGCACAGGATGAAGAGGATCTTAGAATTTGGAAAGCGATGAGTGCCCTTGTGGAACGGATGTGCTGGAAAATAGCTTCTAAAAGGAACCAAACTGTTATTTGGGTCAAGCCGCTGACTAATGATTGTTACATGGAAAGACCCCCTGGTACTCAACCACCCCTCTGCAGGTCTGATGATGATCCAGATGCTGTCTATAATGTGAAAATGGAGGCTTGTATCACACCATACTCTGAGCGTGAGTACTATTTCCTTCATTttctaaataatttttatatttctgTGCTTTGGTAGTCACCTTGAGCAATCTCAAATTAACATGCCAGAACCCTTTTTTAAGTTGATCACATTGTTGATTTGagttaatttaattttgagaaTTATTAATCTAGAAAATGGACGCACCTGGAAATATAGATTGCTAATACTTCTGCAGTATCTAAATAGCATTGAGAGTTGACAAAAGCACTTATATTTGTTGGTCTGTTATTTTCAGAAAACCATAGAGCAAGAGGAAGTGGTTTAGCTCCTTGGCCTGCTCGATTGACTGCACCTCCTCCTCGTCTTGGTGATTTCGGCTACTCCAGTGATATATTTGAGAAGGACATGGTAATTCTTAAAACAGACTgcatttttttccccttctctgCCGGGGTAATATTCGCCATTTAAGATTACAAACATACAAATACTTGGTGTATGACAGTATTAATGTGGTGCAGGAAGTTTGGCATCACAGAGTTGAAAATTACTGGAATCTTTTGAGCCCAAAGATTAGTTCCGACACAATAAGGAATGTGATGGACATGAAGGCAAACCTAGGTTCATTTGCAGGGGCTTTGAAGAACAAAGATGTTTGGGTTATGAATGTGGTGCCAGAAGATGGACCTAACACACTTAAAATAATATACGACAGAGGACTGATAGGCTCAGTACACAACTGGTACGTTGAACAATCTTTATGAGTTAatttgcttttttgtttttttttttgagaatcaATCCCCATATGATTGGGACAAACAGAAAGATGACGCTGAGGATGGCACTCACTGGTGGTTAGGCAAATTAACCAATGTAAGAGTTCAATTAGAAACTTGTAGAACCTTGAACTGTTGATGGTCGTTGGTGTTTAGAATGAGAAATTCCCACCTATATAGTTATGCTGCCAAATATAGATTTTCTATTACGCTTAAAATGTTACTAGGCAAGATCTCAGGCTTACTTTCAATATCGGGAACGAGCAAAACCTTTCGTTGTATTGCATTAGGCAAAGTTCATGATGTAAAAACATGATATCAACTTTCTTTGCTATTGTAACATTGCATCAAATACTGATATATTTGTTTGGTGCAACTTGTGACAGGTGTGAAGCCTACTCAACCTACCCACGAACTTACGATCTACTTCACGCTTGGACTGTCTTCTCCGACATTGAAAGGAAAGAATGCAGCGGCGTTGATTTGTTGATTGAGATGGATCGCATCCTGAGGCCCAAGGGTTTCATCATTGTGCGGGATAAGCGGAAGGTGGTGGAGTTCATAAACAAATACATGAAGGCGTTGCACTGGGAAGCAGTGGCAACCGCTGATGCGGAGGGAGGCTCCGAGCTAGATGATGATGTGGTGTTTATTATCCAGAAAAAGATTTGGCGTACGAGCGAGAGCTTTAGAAATGTAGAATAACGCGATATGATCCCGGCATTTCACAGGGCTTAAGGTGGTGCTgggtttatttataattttgttgCATTTGGTCATGTTGCATTTTTCTTCTCAgcttttccaattttctttgttCCTCTAATTGATCAGAACAGATCCTACGTTCTATTTATAATTCATTGGGAAATTGTAAGATAGTCACTTTCTGCTATTGATTGGAGAAAGGTGGAGGCGCATTCCATCTGCCCATGAGAGGATTGAATCTGTAATCTTTAGCAGTATATATGAAAACTAAAACGGAAAAGTATAGCTTGTTTTTCCCTATGCGCTCGAGTTCAAAATTCCATCATGCAGTTCAGATTAGTTTAAAATAGAATATCGTTTGTATAAAATGATCAGAACTAGAGAACCGAATCATTATCGATCCTGCCGAAAAACATTTCAGAGGCATGGAAAAGCCAGAGTGAGAAGGAAAGGCACCTTGTGTTTTCAGGTCCTTTTCAAGATTTACAAATATAGCTCATTCATGCTTGTTCAAGAACCCTTGAGGAAATGCTAGAACGCCCCTCAAGTGGCTTAAATTCGACTACGAGTCACGAAAGAGTACAGATGTAAACTGATGCAGTTCCTTGCAAAGTTATGTACCCTTGATACGTCAAAGTTATACTAATGATGTGAAAGATCAAGCCCGTCCCGTAGGTACAACTTTCTCTTTCAATAATATGATTTACGGGTAAATAAAATTCTAAAGTTAGAAGCAAGGTATAACGTAACAAAGAGTCCTACAAAATTTGTTCTGAATAGTCCCACCCTCTGTTCGCTAAACGAAAATTTCCACATCCTTTCGATATCTCTTTTAAGGCCGAAAATTCTTTTGATCTTTCCAAATGGGAGATTGCTTGATTTCCAATTCAAGCAGATTTCAACTTGGATGACGTAGAGGCCAGGTGGGAAAGAATCCGGTGTCCAACAAACAGCAAGAAAACTCCCAACAATCCAAGCGTTTTGAGAGTCGTAAATAGATCCAACTGTACATGGAACAAACAAGTAAGCAGAGAATCCTTTGAAAAGCTTAATCCATGTGCAAGGAAACAAAAATGACGTTTACTAGTATGCCTAAACTTAACCAACAACTTTGTATGGCTACCTGAGAAACTGCATTGAAAAGCCAAAATCGTGTTCAATTAGCGTGCACTATGTTATGAACAAAATATGGAATCTTTGAAATCGAACCATGAAAACTCGCCCTACTATATATCTTAGTGTTATTTTTTCGGTTCTATAACAGGTCACCCTATAATGCTTAAAAATGAGGTTGTCAGGATCATTGGGGATATGAAGCAGATGGGAACCTTCCCGACTGAAAGTGCAAGTAAACACAAATGAATGGCATACCTTCAACCAGAAAAGCACATAGAGCAAAAGAACTGCAGCAATGCCAACATGGAATAGGATACCAAAGGTGGCGGGTACTGCTGAAGTAGGGAAGTTCTTCAGATTCACCCCCAAACGTAATAGCTGTTTCCGACAAAGCATGgttaattaaaaatacaaaatgggTAAGAACTTAAGAATGTTGACAGCCACCATCTCTTTTGGCCCTTTTGCACTCTAGAGAATGTCAGTTTATAAACTCATCACCTCAAACCGACTTGGACTTTCCAAGGGAGGGATACGAGCATAAACTGTAACTAATTTTCTGAGCCAAATGACAACAGATTAAGGATTCGCT
This genomic stretch from Pyrus communis chromosome 2, drPyrComm1.1, whole genome shotgun sequence harbors:
- the LOC137725926 gene encoding probable methyltransferase PMT3; protein product: MSRGRADGIPKKRLVTSVLVLVIICGLLYLYSKKNGSSGLEYGSKIRKFGSTYLGADEDVDESPPKLGEDEEDGVILKSIPVCDDRHSELIPCLDRNLIYETRLKLDLSVMEHYERHCPVPERRFNCLIPPPPGYKIPIKWPKSRDEVWKANIPHTHLATEKSDQKWMVVKGEKIGFPGGGTHFHYGADKYIASMANMLNFSNDILNNGGRLRTVLDVGCGVASFGGYLLSSDIITMSLAPNDVHQNQIQFALERGIPAYLGVLGTKRLPYPSRSFELAHCSRCRIDWLQRDGILLLELDRVLRPGGYFAYSSPEAYAQDEEDLRIWKAMSALVERMCWKIASKRNQTVIWVKPLTNDCYMERPPGTQPPLCRSDDDPDAVYNVKMEACITPYSEQNHRARGSGLAPWPARLTAPPPRLGDFGYSSDIFEKDMEVWHHRVENYWNLLSPKISSDTIRNVMDMKANLGSFAGALKNKDVWVMNVVPEDGPNTLKIIYDRGLIGSVHNWCEAYSTYPRTYDLLHAWTVFSDIERKECSGVDLLIEMDRILRPKGFIIVRDKRKVVEFINKYMKALHWEAVATADAEGGSELDDDVVFIIQKKIWRTSESFRNVE